CCACCAGCTCCGCCGGGTCGCCCGCGCGGCGCATCGGCACCCGCGCCTCGAGCATCGCCTCCAGGTAGCCCGCCTGGTAGCTCTCGGTCATCTCCGAGTGGAAGAAGCCCGGCTCCAGGCAGTTGACCCTGATGCCCTTGCGTCCCGTCCACTGCTGGGCGAGATCCCGGGTCAGCCCGATCACGCCCGCCTTCGAGGCGCTGTAGGCGGCCTGGGGCAGCCCCGCCGTCGTCTCGCCGAGCACGCTGCCCACGTTGATGATCGACGACCCTGGCCGCATGACCCGCCCGCAGGCCTGAGCCATCCAGTAGGTGCCGTGCAGGTTGATGTCGACGACCTGCCTGAACTCCTCGGGCGTCTCCCGGGTGGCGGGCACCGCGGTGCCCACCCCCGCGTTGTTGACCAGCACGTCGACCGCGCCGAAGGCGGACACCGCCGCCGCCACCAGCGCGTCGCAGTCGGCGACGACGCTCACGTCGGTGGGCACGGCCACGCAGCGCCGCCCCGTCGCCTCCACCAGCTGCCGCGTCGACTCGAGCCGGTCCTTGCGACGGGCGCCGATCACGATGTCGGCGCCCGCCTTGGCCAGCCCCCGCGCGAAGGCCACCCCGAGCCCTGACGAGGCTCCGGTGACGATGGCGACCTTTCCCTGAAGGCTGAACCGTTCGAGCATCTAGAGACCGTACTCCTTGGTGATCCGCTCGTGCCGCTCGACCTCGACGTCGACCTCGCGGGCCAGGTCGAGCCAGGCCAGCGGGTGCACCCAGCGCTCGGTGGCGTCGTCGAGCAGCGCGTCGACCTCGACCGGGGAGACGTTGGGCGGCACCGCGACCCAGCCGAACACGCCGGGCAGCTGCTCACCGGTGGTCGGGTGGGTGACGCGGTAGTTCTCGTCGCTGTAGACCCACATCGGCCAGCCGCGCTCGGCCATGACCTCGGTGAACTCGGCCCAGTCGGACTCGCTCGGCGCGGCGCCGTCGAAGAAGTAGCTGGTGTAGCCGCCGGGACGGAGCATGCGCACCGCCGCGAACGGCGGCACGAAGTTCTGCTGCTCCTCGGGGTCGTCGGGGACCGGCTCGAGCAGCTGCGGGTCGAAGACGACCAGGTCGCCCGCGTTGTACTCCATGCCGCGCGGCTGCGGCAGGGCCAGCCTGGCGGTCGCGGGCCCGGTGCGGATGGACAGCACCTGGCGCTGACCGCCGTCGGGCGCGGGCAGGATGATCCGGACCAGGCCCAGCTCCTCCTCGATCGGCCCCTCGGTGGACTTGATCGGCATGCCGATCCGCTTGGCGCCAATGCGGACGGTCTCCCAGTCCTCGGCGGAGGTGGCCAGGACGATCATGCGCCAGACGTCCTCGTCGGTCATGTCGTCGCTGTCGAGGGCCTCGCGCAGCGCCTGGGCGCCCTTGGCGTCCTGGTCGAGCTGCTGGGCGGCGCCCGCGAGGGCGCGCCTGGCCTCGATGCCCGCGCCTGCCGCCAGCGCCTGCTCGGACTCGGAGACGGCCTGCTCCCAGCGCTCGCGGGCGATGTGGAGCCGGGCGAGCGCGAGGTGCTTGGCCGCCGGGGGCAGCAGCTCGGCCATCTGCTCGAGCCGCTCGTCCTGGCGCGCCTCGACGAGCAGGTTGGTCAGGAAGTCGATGTCCTGGGCGTCGGCGGTGGCGATCTCGCCGGTGTCGACGAGCATCTTCCAGTAGATGTCGGCACCGGTGGCCGGGTAGCCGAGGAAGCCCAGCGTGGTGGTGTGGCGGCGGGTGGCCTCGATGTCCTGGCCGGACAGCGGCGCCAGCCAGCCGACCCACTCCTCGGGGTTGGCGTTGATGCCGTCGGCGGCGTCGAAGTAGGCGACGCGCTCCTCCAGCGGGCTGGTGGCCTCGGGCGCCGTGGTGGCCGCGGCGGCGGCGCGCAGGGCGGCGACCCGCTCGGCCACGCCCTCGTCCGAGCGGAGCTCGGCGGCGGCCTGCTCGGCCAGGTCGGCGAGCAGGCCGGCCTGCCAGACGCCCTGGCGGGCGACCGCGAGGTCGCCGGCGACCAGCGCGAGCTCGACGCGGGCGCGGTAGCCGCCCATCATGCCGAAGTAGTCGATCCACTGGCGCAGGACACGGCCCAGCTGCCAGGTGTTGGTGATCTGCGCCGAGCCGGCCAGCTTGTCGACGGCCTGCGCCCACTCCACGAAGTCGCGCGGGTGGTCGCCGACGACGTCGAGGTCGGGCAGCGCGTCGACGGCCTCGGCCGTGCGCCCCAGGGTGGCGAGGATCAGCGAGCGGCGCACGCCCTCGCGGTGGGGCTTGGCGACCGGGTCGTCGGGCTTGAAGTCGGCGGCGGCCTGGATGGCGACGAGCGCGTCGTCGGCGCGGCCGGCGGCCAGCAGCGCGCGCGAGCTCTCCGCGCCCAGCTCCCAGCTCGTCTCGCGGCTGACCGCGCCGAGGCGCTGGATGGCGTTCT
This window of the Nonomuraea africana genome carries:
- a CDS encoding SDR family NAD(P)-dependent oxidoreductase, with the protein product MLERFSLQGKVAIVTGASSGLGVAFARGLAKAGADIVIGARRKDRLESTRQLVEATGRRCVAVPTDVSVVADCDALVAAAVSAFGAVDVLVNNAGVGTAVPATRETPEEFRQVVDINLHGTYWMAQACGRVMRPGSSIINVGSVLGETTAGLPQAAYSASKAGVIGLTRDLAQQWTGRKGIRVNCLEPGFFHSEMTESYQAGYLEAMLEARVPMRRAGDPAELVAAAIFLASDASSYITGITLPVDGGLLTT
- a CDS encoding tetratricopeptide repeat protein gives rise to the protein MDVDIWAWVGETQQQLSEAGNAGFAMALGDLPAQAYEGRYPQLDVMAPAIAQQAESLGLAWLEFYARYWHLIGRVGDRAQGAVAIGDAESLVAFAQREDVRECPSAPAAIEALAIAQANADGPGYAADRLALLGPAIEALEPTDAAYSGLVTQYVSALTDAGRADEAVSYAENAIQRLGAVSRETSWELGAESSRALLAAGRADDALVAIQAAADFKPDDPVAKPHREGVRRSLILATLGRTAEAVDALPDLDVVGDHPRDFVEWAQAVDKLAGSAQITNTWQLGRVLRQWIDYFGMMGGYRARVELALVAGDLAVARQGVWQAGLLADLAEQAAAELRSDEGVAERVAALRAAAAATTAPEATSPLEERVAYFDAADGINANPEEWVGWLAPLSGQDIEATRRHTTTLGFLGYPATGADIYWKMLVDTGEIATADAQDIDFLTNLLVEARQDERLEQMAELLPPAAKHLALARLHIARERWEQAVSESEQALAAGAGIEARRALAGAAQQLDQDAKGAQALREALDSDDMTDEDVWRMIVLATSAEDWETVRIGAKRIGMPIKSTEGPIEEELGLVRIILPAPDGGQRQVLSIRTGPATARLALPQPRGMEYNAGDLVVFDPQLLEPVPDDPEEQQNFVPPFAAVRMLRPGGYTSYFFDGAAPSESDWAEFTEVMAERGWPMWVYSDENYRVTHPTTGEQLPGVFGWVAVPPNVSPVEVDALLDDATERWVHPLAWLDLAREVDVEVERHERITKEYGL